In the genome of Candidatus Pristimantibacillus lignocellulolyticus, the window AAAATTACGTGCTAATTGCAATTGATAATTTTCCGGCTTATTATTCCGTTCGATTCCCCAATGAATCATTACGATCGTAATATCTGCCAATTTCTCTGCTTCTTCAATAGCTTGTAATGCTCTACTTGCTGTATCATAAGCTTCTGCTAGTCCAGCAGTATATTTGTTCGCTTTCCATGTTGTATAAGGCAAGACACGACTAACCCCAATATAAGCTACTTTAATTCCATTCACCTCTTGGATAACAGGTGAATATGCTTCCGCATCATTGTTTCCTGCACCCACATGCTTAATTCCATATTCATCCAAATGAGTAATCGTATCAAGCATACCTTCAACACCGTAATCTAATGTATGGTTGTTCGCTAATGAAACAACATCTATACCTGCATCAACTAAGCCTTGTAGCCCCTCTGGTGCCCCTTTGAACACAAATGTCTTTTCATCATCAGCCGTTCCTCGTGTTGTTATCGGCATTTCCAAATTTCCCGCCGTAATATCTGCTGAACTTAGATGGAATAATGCTTTTTGAAAAGGATAACTATAGCCTTCTTGTTGTAGCCAACTATTAATATATTCCCCTTGCAAAATATCTCCAACAAAAGCCAGATTCACTGTAGTTGAGGCTTGTTCTATCGGAGTTAGCTCTTCCTCTTCTACAATTGGTGGTTCTTCTGTTACTACATTATCATCAATTGCGATTGTGCCATCATCTGTACCGTTATCATCAATTTGTTCATCCGTAACTAGTGGCTCATTGGGCTTAATCTCCTCTTTAGTAACTGCTGAACCATCTAATTCGTTCTTTTTAGGTGTGTCGTTGAACATCGATAATTTACCTACTTGCTCTTTGGCAGTATGCCATAAATCTTCCCCACGATAAAAGATTGCTACAACAATAATAATTATGGCCAGCAGCGTTGTATTGACTAACCATAAGCGACGCTTTGTTTTTTTATTTTGAACCTTCGTTTGTTGCTCGCGTTTCTTTGTTTCCATTCTAGATAAAGACATGAGAGAACTCCTTTTCATATGTAATACATTCACATATTCCAGAACTTCTCTCATTATATCGTTTAATTGATAGTCTGAGTTAATATTTTCTAATTTACTTCAATGAAAAAGCTAAAAATTTAATTACAAATACTTACAAAATATGAGTTTGATACTCCAGTGACTATGAAGTATGGTAGAGTTTCTGTACCTTTATGGGTACTAAAAAGTATTTATGATTTATCCTTAAGTTGAATAATCTTAACGGTCATATCTAAAGAAATCTTCTTCAAGTTGAAATGAAAATCCATTAATCGGGATTACTACATAGTATAATTTATCTCCCGAGACTTCAACTTCATAATGATAGTAATAATCATCAATAAACCAGGACTTGAGCGGAGTAGTTGGTATTTTTTTGTAGTCCGTAGAAATAAAAGTAACTTCATCACTATTTATTTCATTCTGGACAATAGCCTTCCCACCTTCGTAAGTAGTAGATGGTAAATTAAATATAAATAAAAATGGAATTAAAACTAATAACACAATAAAACCTATAAATATCACCTTTCCAAACTTTTTTATTAACACAAAACAAAGTAATAGAGGAATAATTGCGATATCAAACAACCACGTTTTTATCACACCGTAGTATAACGAGTCTATTAGGTGAAATGCTAACAACTCAACAAAAAAAATTAAAGGCAATAGTTTTGCTAATTTTTTATTTCTCATTAACGCACCCCCATTATCTAAGCTCTTGCAGAAATTTTATATAACGTCAATTTTGCGACTTCGCAACAATCCGTGACACCGCTAATTCATGCTAAAAAAATCGCCGATAAAGTTCTCCGGCGCTCACCAAGGAGCTGGGCATAGATTTGCGGGTTTGATGCTTTTTCATGCCCCAGCATACCTTGGATGAAATCCAATTGTGCACCGTTATCAAGTAGCTGGCACGCATAAGTATGTCTAAATCGATGGGTATATACATTTGCTTTGATTTCTCCCCGATCTGCCAGCCGTTTAAAAGCCCACCTGATCGTAGGAATAGCCATTCGTTTAGTCCGATTTGTATCGGTTACAATTAAGGCTTTACAGGTGTCAGTACGGCTAGCAAGATACTTCTTTAACTATACTTTGCACTCTGTCGTACCAATGTATATCAGTTTGTCGGTATTGATAAATTAATAAAGAAAATAAGGAAATTATAAGCAATAGTATTATTGGAGTTGTACTAAATGAAGCAGTTAGATTTGCGAGAGAGAAGTTGATTTTTGCTATGCAGAAGAAAATTGAATAAGTAATTAGTGAAACAAAAAAACTGTTTAGTGTTTTTTCGTCTTTATGAGTGAAATTTGCAATTAATGAAAATATAAAACCTTAAATTATGACGAATAATTAATTGAAAAGTTGCACTAAACTACCCTATCGCTTAATAAAAAGAGCAGGCTACCGAAGCACCCGCTCATCAATGTGAATTATTGAACTATCGTTCTCCGTTAGTTGAATGAATGAGTGCTTAAATGGCAGTTCTAAGCTAGATTATTTTATTTTCTTACTGTTCCAATCAACGCCATATCCGTATATATAGATTCCTCAATATTAGGAAGCAACCTGTAAATTGATTTATGTATAATATTTTCAATTTCTTGCTTAATAGTGAAGTAGTTTTTCCATGAAATTGGTGAATTAGAATTGATTCCATTTCTAATGGCAGCCGACACAATTCGCTTTTCTATTGTTGAAAATCCCTTATCATCTGCTAATGCATCACATACTCTAATTAGTTTGTCATAGATAGTCCATTCAATTTGATTTTGTATCTCACTTAATTGTATTTGTACGTGCAAGGGGATTTCCTTCCAACCATTAATTAGCTCTAAATCTGATATTGCAATTTCATGCGTAACGCAAACATTAGCAGTGCCCTCGAAGCCCTTATCAATCATAAATAAATAACCATCCAGTGCATGAATGACTGAAGGGGTAAAACCTACATACCGACCAATATCATGTAATAGTCCACTTGTATAAGCTATATTTGGGTCAATTTCGTATCCAGCCTTTAGTAAATCTATTGCTATATATTCGGCTGCCTTTGCCACGTTTTTTGAGTGTTGAACCCAAGTTCCAGGATTTAATATTGCTGCTTCATTTAACAAATGCTCTGCATATAATCTATCTTCAACAAACTTCATTCTACCAACTCCATTTTCTTTTATTAGCCATTTTCCAAATAATAACACCGTTGAGCTAAACTTCCCGTTGGCTTAACGAAAACAAGGAGTAGCTACCGTGGCAAACTGCTCCTTGTTTGATTTAACTAGCGTTCCCTGTTAGTACAATGATTCTCTATAATCGAAGCTTGAGTTAAACTTCTCCCCAAAATATCTCAGTTTCATAATCGAATAGAACAATACCATCTTGCTTATTCCTATCAAATAGATTTCGAAGTTCCGTCATCATCGGATCGTAATTCGGATGCCCGGGTACAGGACTGTAGGAAGAGGATAGCAACCGGCCTCTCAAGCCCTCGAAATCGAACTCCTGACTCATTCTGAATTTCGCTTCATGCATCGTGCCTTCCTTGAAAAAAGAGAGAAGCATGGTCCGTGAAATATTTTTATGATTAATTTTTTTGTAGTCATTACCGTATGTATGAAGCAGCTGATCGTATTCTTCGCGAAATAAAGTACCGTTTGTAAGACGGGAATTCCAGATTAGTATTACTCTCCCACCTGGCTGTAGAATTCTACGGAACTCGTTTTGGGCAGCTAAACGATCAAACCAGTGAAACGCTTGTGCACAGACAATAAACTCAACCGACTGATCAGGTAATCCAGTAGATTCTGCAGAACTCAATATAGTCTGAAAATTCGGATTTTTTTCTAACATTTTCTCTGCGGCTAACCGCATTTCCTGATTCGGCTCGACCGCGGTCACATAGCTTCCACGTTCCAGAAGTAGCTTTGAAAAGATGCCTGTTCCGGAACCGATGTCTGCTATTTTACTGTTCGAATGCAAACCTACGAAGTCGTACAAATAATCAACAGCCTCTTTCGGGTAGCTAGGACGGTACATTACATATGAATCGACCCGGTCTGAAAAACGTTCTTTACTGTTCATTTTTCATCACTCTCCTAGTGTTTCATTTTTTGGTCTGTTAGTTGAGAAAAGGCTGCCTTGATGTCATTGAACTATCGTTCCCCGTTAGGGTGTTAGTAATAAACGTCTATTTCTCTTTTCATCAAGATAAATATCTAGCGCTTTTATACCTCGTATCTGCAGTTTAATGAACAAGTATAGACTATATAGACCCATCAACATTAATAGTCCGTAAAAAATAAACATAAAAATAGCTTGCAATGAAAAAACGAAAATACTATGTCGCAACTTCCTTTTTTGGTAATTTTAGTTATATTATATCATTTTTTATAAATTTTCTCATTCACTTTTATTATTATACTGAACGTTAGCTTAATAAAATGAGCCGGATACCGAAGCACCTGCTCATCAATGTGTATTATTCAACTATCGTTCTCAGTTAGTATGATAACTTCTTTGCTGTAGTGTATAATTTGTATGAGAATCGGAGGGTCGTTCTATGAATATTTTAGTTTTAGGGGCAACTGGACGAGTTGGAGGTCAAATAGTTACTTATGCTCTTCAGGACAGACATAATGTGACTGTATTAGTACGTACTCCAGATAAGATTCAACTAGCCAATGATAATTTAACTATTCTTCAAGGTAATGTTTTAAATAATGACGATATCGCACTCGCAATGCATGGGAATGATGTAGTCATTAGTGCACTAAATACAGATGGATCAAACACCTTATCAGAAAGCATACCTTTAATTATCAAAGAGATGATAAACGAAGGTATTAAACGAATTATTACTATTGGTACTGCCGGTATCTTGCAGAGTAGAACTATCCCAAATTTACTTCGTTATCAGTCCAGTGAATCAAAACGTAAATCTACACGTGCTGCAGAGGAACATCATAGAGTGTTTAATTTACTAAGACAATCAGAACTTGAGTGGACTATTGTCTGTCCGACGTTTTTACCAGATGGAAAACGAGTAGGCAAATACCGTATTGAACAGAATCTTTTACCTGAGGGTGGCATTGAAATTTCTGTTACTGATACTGCAGAATTTGCATACAACCAAATAATAAGTACCAATTATATAAAATCTCGTGTTGGGATTGCCTACTAATAATTTTTCAGTCCTGAACTTTATTCTCTTCAGACACTTAGGGTGTCTGAAACTCGATAAGACATCTCTCATATCACAAAAAAAGATATAAAAAAGCTATTTTATCCATCATAATAACTCAAGATGGATAAAATAGCTCCTCACTAGTACCTTATATTAATCGTTTTTTCACTGCATGATCTTCCAAATAGTCCAGAATAATTCGAGCTCCTGCTTTCCCTTGGCGAATGCAATCAGGTAGTCCGACTCCATCGAAAGCTGCACCTGTTACCCAAACTCCTGGCAGTTTTTCACTCAGTTCGATTCTCATATCCCTTATAGCATTCACATGTCCGATTGGATACTGTGGCATTGAATGATCCAATCTCGTAATCTCTGTGAATAAAGGCTCTGCGGTTAAGCCCACCGATCTTCTAATATCTTCGCGTACAGCAGCTATTAATGATTCATCATCGAGTTTAACGGATAGTTGATCTTCTGAATGCCCCACATAACATCGCAGTAACACTTTATCCTCAGGTGAGGAATGTAGCCATTTATTTGATGTCCATGTACATGCTGTAATATGTAACCCTTCCGAACGAGGCACTAAAAATCCTGATCCATCAAAATCTACATCGAAATTAGATTTGTCGAATGCCATTACTACGTTCGCTACTGATACATATCGGATATTAGCTAGTGCTTCACTGTTAATATGAGGACTTAGTAATTTATCGGATACAAATGCTGGCGTTGTAACAATAACTGCTTGTGCTTGTAACTGTTCTCCGTCTTGCAATTGCACAGTATAACCTTGTTCCGTTTTTTCGAAACGTTCCACTTTGCTATTGAGCTTAATTGTAATTTTAGATAACGCCTTCTCTAACGCATTTACCATAGTTGCTAGACCATTGCGGAAAGTCATAAATGTTGCTGGCGTTTTACCTTGATTCTGTGCATTAGTTACACGTTTATTATGACGTGATCCAAGTATAACACTACCAAATTCCTTCTCTGATTGAGCAAATTGTGGGAATGTGGCATTAAGACTTAACTTATATAGATCGCCAGCATAAATACCAGCTAGTAATGGCTCGGCGATTTTTGCTACAAGTTCTTTCCCAATCCGTCTAGCTAGAAAGCCACCGAGAGATTCATCTCGCTCCGCTGGCGTTGCTTCTTTAAGTAAATCAGCTAGTGCGGCGAGTTTACCCGCTGGACTTACGAGATCACTTTGCAAAAATCGAATAATATCTGTCGGTATGCCAAGTACTAGTCCCGGTGGCATAGCATGTAAACGAAGCTCGTTCATAATATAAGTCTTTGAGGCATTAGGATTTGTCGCTACTAGTTCATCCTCTATCGCTAGATCATGCGCTAGATCAATAATCGCTAATTTACGAGATAGAAAAGAATCTGGACCTTTTTCAATGACAAATCCTTCTTTATGCAGCGTATTAATTTTCCCGCCTAAATGATCACCCGCTTCAACTAACACTATGCGAATGGTTTGACCACTTTCTCTAGCTAATTTTTGTAAATAAAAAGCGGAGCTAAGTCCGCTGATCCCTCCGCCTATCACGACAACTGTATCAATCGTTTCTTCACTCCGCATTATGTCATTCCTTCCCGAGTGGCGCACTTACTGTAATAACAGACTCTGCTAACGTATCCATATATAACGGGTCAGTGTTTAGCATAGCGATACGTTCGAACGATACACCAAGCTGCGCAGCTTTCTCTTTCGCTTCAATATCAAGATCGTACAACACTTCAAGATGATCGGAAACGAAACCTATCGGCGCTGACAATATTGCTTTATAACCTTGTTGTGCTACTTGTTCCATCGTATCTAATATATCTGGACCTAACCACGGCTCATGCGTACGTCCTGCACTTTGCCATGTAAATTGCCAGTCTTCGATTTCCGTATTTTCAGCAATGGATTCAGATGTTTGCATTAATTGGTGTTCATACGGATCGCCTAGTTCTCTAATCTTCTCAGGTAAACTATGTGCGCTGAAAAGCACTTTTACTGGCTTATCTCCTTGCAATGGTGCAAGTTGTTCATATACGTTATTCACTCTATCTGTTAGTGCTTCGATAAGTTTAGGATGAAGATGGTATGACTTTACGAATTTCATCTTAATACCTAGTTCATCAGCTTTTTCTTGTGCACGCTTTACATAACTACCGACACTCATTACAGAGTAATGAGGGGCAAGTACGATGCCGATAGCTTGCTTAATATCATCTTTGGCCATTTGCTCTACACCATCTTCGATTAATGGTGCTGCATGTTTTAAGCCTTGGTAACAAACATAACGATCTGGCGCAAGTTCATTCAGCCTATTTTGCAATCCCGCTACTTGTGCATCGGTATTTTTACGTAATGGGAATACTCCCCCTACAATTGCCTCATAGCGTTCAGTCAATTCTTTAAGTTGTTCAGCAGTAGGTGCATGACCACGACGAATATGAGTGTAATATGCTTCTACATCATCTAGCGATTGGGGAGTACCGTACGACATAACTAATACCCCTATTTTTTGCTGTACCATCGACTTATATCCTCCTAAAACTTTTTATCCTCTTGGGATACTACTTGCACATAAAAAGTATCTTCGAAAGCATACTCTAAAACTTTTTATCCTCTTGGGATACTACTTGCTTTATTATAATGAAGGGTTAAAATGTTCGCTTGTCAGCATCAAGGAGATGGCTTGAAGTCTAGGTAGCGAGAAACACAGCGTACTTTAATCGTACGCGAGTATCACAGTCTCCGACTTCATGTCATATCCGCCGCCGAGTTCTCATCGAAGTTTGTACATCGTGATTACAAGTGGACTATTTAACCAACCTTGCAATAGCTTGCTCCGAATAACTATGAATATAGTCTGTCAGATCCTTCAGCTTCTCAAGAGACGCTTCTGGGAAAAGTCCATGCCCCAAATTGAAAATAAATCCAGGTTCTGCAATCCCTTGATCGATAATCTCAGCCGCGTACTTCTCAATAACTTTTTGCGGAGCTTGTAGAATCGTCGGGTCTAAGTTTCCTTGTACTGCAAATTGATGCTCTAATCTTCTACGTCCATCCGAAATCGGAACACGCCAATCTAGTCCTATAACATTAGCTTTCACATTTTTTAGTTCAGGCAACAACTCACCAGAAGCTACACCAGGGAAATAGATTTTTGGTTGTGAGATATGTTCAAGTTCAGCGAAAATACGTTCAATCGTCGGTAACACGAATACTCTGAAATCGGCAGGTGACAACGCACCTACCCAGCTATCAAATAGTTGGAACGCTTTACCGCCAGCTGCAATATGAGCACGTAAATACGTAATGACCATATCACCTAGTTTGTCCATCAATTGAAACCATACTTGTGGCTCGCTGTACATTAATTCTTTTGTTTTCAAGTAGTTTTTAGAAGGACGACCTTCAATGAGATAACTAGCGATTGTAAACGGAGCGCCTGCAAATGTAATTAGCGGTACCTCCAGCTCACGATCTAATATTTTTATCGTTTCAATAACATGAGATAAATCTTTGTCTACATCGATCGGCTTTAACTTTGCTACATCAGCAGCTGAACGTATCGGATTGTGGATGACCGGACCTACATTAGCAACAATATCAAAATCAATCCCAATCGATGCTACTGGATTCATAATATCAGAATATAATATAGCTGCATCTACACCTAGTTTTTTAACTGGCATCATCGTTACTTCTGCCGCTAATTCTGGTTGCTTACATATTTCTAGAAGTGAATATTTCTCTTTAATTTTCCGGTACTCTGGATCATACCTACCAGCTTGACGCATATACCATGCAGGAATGCGCTCAACCTCCTCTTTCATACATGCTCGTATGAATAGGTCATTGTAAGCCATTGCAGAACCTCTTCTCTATGTAATATTATCTATCTTTCATTATGCCCCTTTTGTTATTATCTAACAACTGATAGTGATGCACACCTATGACAATCCCATGACATTTCAATATCTTCTTTCTCCATAAATATTATTTTTCAAACATGCTATACTATAGTTATGAAACAATGGAAAAAGAATCTTGTTGTATTATGGTTTGGCCAATTTCTCGTTATGGCTGGCATGACGATGATTATGCCTTTTCTTACGTTATATTTGCAAAATGAGCTAGGTGTCACAGATCCTCATAAAATCGGAATATGGGCTGGTGTAATTTTTGCAGGAAATTTCGTAACTGCTTTTTTATTTCAGCCACTTTGGGGAAAGCTGTCCGATCGTTACGGACGTAAGTTAATGTTACTTCGCTCTGGATTCGGTATGGCAATTGTGATGGTTCTCATGGGATTCGCAACAAGCCCTTGGCATTTGTTGTTACTCCGCTTACTTAACGGCGTAATCTCCGGCTTTAATCCAGCATCTGTAGCATTAGTCTCTGCCACTACACCAAAGAATAAGCTAGGATTCGCTATGGGAATGCTGCAATCTGGAGGAATTGCAGGTACAATTCTTGGTCCACTTATTGGTGGAATTCTTGCAGACTCTATTGGCTACCGTCCAATTTTCTATGTGACTGGTATTTCAATATGTATCGCGTCATTACTTTGTTTGTTTATTGTGAAAGAATCTTTTGATCGTAAGCAAGCTGCGACTGAAGTACAGATGACAGTAATTGAAGGTCTTAAAAAGATTATATATATTCCGCAAATTGCTGCATTATTTGCGGTTACATTGCTTATTCAATTCGCTAATATGAGCCCGATGACCTTGATTCCGCTTTACATACAAGAGTTAAGTCCTAATGTTGCTAATATCGCTTTTCTTGCTGGGCTTGTTGCATCAGCGACCGGATTATCTAATATGCTCGCCTCACCTATATTAGGTAAATTAGGTGATCGTGTCGGTTCAGAAAAAATATTAGCATATAGTCTTATCGGCGCCGCCATTAGCTTTATTCCACAAGCACTTGCTGATACCGTATGGCACTTGCTTATTGCTAGATTTTTTCTCGGATTTTTCCTTGGTGGTCTAGTACCTACCGTTAATTCTTTGCTAGCAAAATTTTCACCAGCTGGAATGGCAACACGAACGTTTAGTTTTAATACTAGTATGATTAGTCTAGGAAATGTTATTGCCCCTATCGCAGGAGGTTTCTTCTCCGGTTGGATCGGAATCAAAGGATTGTTTATTACATCTGCCATTCTAATGGGACTTAATGGAGTGTGGGTATGGTTTGCACTTCTCCACAAACGGCAAATCAATCAAAGTAATCAATAAAAAGTGCTAAGTAGCATATTTGCTGCTTAGCACTTTTTGTTGTATGTAGAGGGTACTAGAAGATAAGTAGCAATTCAAAGCAAGAATAATTAACTTAATCGATTACGAACTAGTAATGCAGCTCCTGTCGCAACAGCATCCTCCATTAATATACCTTGAGTAAATTGTGTTTGATATGAAGGGAAATTGTACGTATACAGCTCAGCTGTCTGCGCTACTAATTGTGCATATTCCTTATAAGAGTTAATTAGTGAACCTCCAAGAATAACTTTATTAGGCTGAAAAATGTTTATTAAATTAGCAACGCCAATACCCAGATAAGTAGCTGACTGCTGAAATAGCTCTGTTATAAATGGGTTTTCTAAACGTAATTCTCTAATTAACAGATCAAAGTCTACATCCTTATCATTAACTGGAGACTGATTAGACAATAATGTACGTCCCAACCTAATTTTCTTTTTCACCTGTTCTACTAACACAGGTATAGAAACATAATTCTCTAGTGCACCTGGATTACAACCATTAAGTACAGGAGCATCCCCAGCTTTAATGATCATCTGACCAAATGCACCCTCTCGATCGTAGATTCCCTGTACTAAATGTCCCCCTGAGATCATAGCCGAACGTAAACCTACTCCTACATTAATATATAACAAATGATCTGCTACACTCCCCTGTGTGCGAAATGCAAGCTGTTCACCAAGTGCTGCACAATCCGTTCCGTTATCAAGTACTGCTTTTATTCCGATTTTGTCTTCTATTAAAGTTGTGATTGCAATATTGTTCCAACCTTCAGCGCTATAATACTTTGGATTAATGATCATTCCTTGATTTCGATCTAAAGGTCCAACTGCTCCAATACCTATACCAATGATCTTTTCTTTAGTAATTTGATGATCATTGCAAAAGGAACTTATCGTTTGATCTATATATTCAATAAAGGTATATGGATTCATTGTGCTATCCATTCTCCATCTTGTTAATGCCTTTGCATTCAACTTCATATCAAATAATCCAAGTACCGCATAAAATCGGGAAATTTCAATTCCAATAATATATCCATAATGAGCATTTATATTATAAAGAATAGGTTTTCTCCCACCACTTGATGGCCCATATCCAGACTGAATTAATAATTGTTCCTCAACCATTTCTTGTAGTACTCTCCCTAATGAGGAACTAGAAAGGCTTAATAGTCGTTGAAGGTCGAATTTTGAAATATCACTTCGTTCAGCGATATAGTTAAAAATTCGTATTTTTATTTCTGATAAACTTTTATTGTCCATATTTATATCAGACCTCAATTCACTATATACGGATAGGATTAATAATATATATCCTTCTATTATAACCAAAAAAAAAATAAAAGAAATCAACAAAGATAATCCCAAAATGAATTTAAGATGGTATAATGAATAAATATAAAAGACATAAAGTAAGAAAGGCAGAGGATTATGAGTAAATTCCCAACGAACTTAGAATCAAATCAGGATAAAGTTTCTAGAAACAAACAATTATTACTTATCTTTTGGACTTTTCTAAAAATTAGTCCTGTCTCATTTGGCGGGGGGTATTCGCTCATACCTAGTATTGAAAAAGAAGTAGTAGAAAAACAAAAGTGGATGTCAATGAAAGAAATCGGAGATGTCTTCGCCGTTGCTCAATCCGCACCAGGTGCTATTGCCATTAACTCTGCTATTTTTATAGGCTATCGACTTAATGGTTTTTTAGGTGCTATTGTTGCTCTGCTCGGAACGCTACTTCCTACTTTTATTATTATGCTTGTCCTCTCTATATTCTTTTTATCTATTCAGGAAGCACCAAAAATACAAGCAGCTTTTTTATCTATACGTACTACAATCGTCGCTTTAATTGTCTATGCAGCATTAAAGATGGGGAAAGAATCCATTATAGATTTTACAAGTACTATATTGGTAGCAGGGACTATCTTTACACTCTATTTTTTCAGTTCAATTGTTCATCCTATTATAATAATCATCGCATGTGGCTGTATCGGAATTATCGTTAAATTCGCTAAACATAAATGGCTATCATCTACGAACACTAACAAATTAGATACAATTCCAGAAAATCAATATTATGACTATATGATCTAGCAGAGGTGAAAACATGAGTGAATTAATTCAACTGTTTATCATATTTTTTATGATTGGTTGTGTATCTTTTGGTGGTGGCTATTCCATGATACCGTTAATGCAAACCGAAATAGTGAATCGCTATCAGTGGTTAACGATGGATCAATTTTCAGATGTTGTAGCTGTTGCTGGAATGAGCCCTGGTCCTATTGCTACTAATATGGCAATCTCAATTGGCTATATGCATTTACAGCTTCCAGGAGCTATAGTAGCTACTATCGGAATGGTATTACCATCCCTTCTATGTATTATTTTGCTGGCAGTTTTTTATAATGTAGTATCAAAAAATGAAATCTGGGCAAATGCTTTATATGGCATTCGTGCTGCAGTAACAGGCTTTATCTTCTACTCGGCCATCATTTTCACTAAAAACAATGGTGTTTTCTCTTCAGATGTTTCATATACATTGAGTCAAATATTTATCTTTATCGGATCTCTAGTTGCATTAATGTATTTCAAAAAACACCCAATATATGTTATTGTCGTTTCAGGACTCGTTGGGGTTGCATTATATAGCTAATGAATAGGTGTGAATATAATGGAGAATAAGAAAGCATGTTGCGGAGGCAATCGAAACTCAATCACAATATCAAATGACATTAATATGAACCCTAATACTAGGAATCATGTTGAAACAGTACAAAAACCAAATAGCACCTCTTCCCAAATGTTAACTCATCATGTGGAATCATTCGTTCCTCTAGAAGGCGGTACATTTTGGATGGGTTCAAATTCTGACGAAGGTTTTCCTAATGATGGAGAAGGTCCTATGCGAGAAATATTTATTGATTCCTTTGAGATTAGTAAATACACTGTGACGAACATACAATTTGCCGATTTTGTAACCCATACTGGTTATGTAACTGAAGCAGAGAAATTTAATTGGTCTTATGTTTATACTGACTTTGTATCTAAAAATAATTTAATTCATAAAATTGCATCACCACCCAAGCTCCCTTGGTGGTCTGCAATTAAAGGTGCATATTGGGCTTGTCCAGAAGGGGAAGGAA includes:
- a CDS encoding MFS transporter: MKQWKKNLVVLWFGQFLVMAGMTMIMPFLTLYLQNELGVTDPHKIGIWAGVIFAGNFVTAFLFQPLWGKLSDRYGRKLMLLRSGFGMAIVMVLMGFATSPWHLLLLRLLNGVISGFNPASVALVSATTPKNKLGFAMGMLQSGGIAGTILGPLIGGILADSIGYRPIFYVTGISICIASLLCLFIVKESFDRKQAATEVQMTVIEGLKKIIYIPQIAALFAVTLLIQFANMSPMTLIPLYIQELSPNVANIAFLAGLVASATGLSNMLASPILGKLGDRVGSEKILAYSLIGAAISFIPQALADTVWHLLIARFFLGFFLGGLVPTVNSLLAKFSPAGMATRTFSFNTSMISLGNVIAPIAGGFFSGWIGIKGLFITSAILMGLNGVWVWFALLHKRQINQSNQ
- the hemE gene encoding uroporphyrinogen decarboxylase, whose protein sequence is MAYNDLFIRACMKEEVERIPAWYMRQAGRYDPEYRKIKEKYSLLEICKQPELAAEVTMMPVKKLGVDAAILYSDIMNPVASIGIDFDIVANVGPVIHNPIRSAADVAKLKPIDVDKDLSHVIETIKILDRELEVPLITFAGAPFTIASYLIEGRPSKNYLKTKELMYSEPQVWFQLMDKLGDMVITYLRAHIAAGGKAFQLFDSWVGALSPADFRVFVLPTIERIFAELEHISQPKIYFPGVASGELLPELKNVKANVIGLDWRVPISDGRRRLEHQFAVQGNLDPTILQAPQKVIEKYAAEIIDQGIAEPGFIFNLGHGLFPEASLEKLKDLTDYIHSYSEQAIARLVK
- a CDS encoding chromate transporter, with amino-acid sequence MSELIQLFIIFFMIGCVSFGGGYSMIPLMQTEIVNRYQWLTMDQFSDVVAVAGMSPGPIATNMAISIGYMHLQLPGAIVATIGMVLPSLLCIILLAVFYNVVSKNEIWANALYGIRAAVTGFIFYSAIIFTKNNGVFSSDVSYTLSQIFIFIGSLVALMYFKKHPIYVIVVSGLVGVALYS
- a CDS encoding ROK family protein, which produces MDNKSLSEIKIRIFNYIAERSDISKFDLQRLLSLSSSSLGRVLQEMVEEQLLIQSGYGPSSGGRKPILYNINAHYGYIIGIEISRFYAVLGLFDMKLNAKALTRWRMDSTMNPYTFIEYIDQTISSFCNDHQITKEKIIGIGIGAVGPLDRNQGMIINPKYYSAEGWNNIAITTLIEDKIGIKAVLDNGTDCAALGEQLAFRTQGSVADHLLYINVGVGLRSAMISGGHLVQGIYDREGAFGQMIIKAGDAPVLNGCNPGALENYVSIPVLVEQVKKKIRLGRTLLSNQSPVNDKDVDFDLLIRELRLENPFITELFQQSATYLGIGVANLINIFQPNKVILGGSLINSYKEYAQLVAQTAELYTYNFPSYQTQFTQGILMEDAVATGAALLVRNRLS
- a CDS encoding chromate transporter, with the translated sequence MSKFPTNLESNQDKVSRNKQLLLIFWTFLKISPVSFGGGYSLIPSIEKEVVEKQKWMSMKEIGDVFAVAQSAPGAIAINSAIFIGYRLNGFLGAIVALLGTLLPTFIIMLVLSIFFLSIQEAPKIQAAFLSIRTTIVALIVYAALKMGKESIIDFTSTILVAGTIFTLYFFSSIVHPIIIIIACGCIGIIVKFAKHKWLSSTNTNKLDTIPENQYYDYMI